Below is a genomic region from Vitis riparia cultivar Riparia Gloire de Montpellier isolate 1030 chromosome 16, EGFV_Vit.rip_1.0, whole genome shotgun sequence.
CCATGTACACTAGCACACTTATCATAGTGGAGGTAGTGCACTAAGGTGGTAGTATATTACAGTCTTTGATTGATTGCCCAATTTTATGAACTAACTATGAATTACTTATCATCCTATAAGAAACTCATGACTTGAATCTTCTGTATAACTCTTAAATACaactaagtcatgtacaatgtaaatgATAGAGACGTGAATGCTTAGATAACAATTAATGCAAATAAGGTagcaaaagaaattaaaatataaataaataaatttattaatgaaattatattctGTTATATCATATCATACTTTTAAGTACTCTATCCTCACAAGTTGTTTGATATATTACAACTTTCCTAGTCCACAACCACATACCTCCTTTATTCAATATCTACTATCTCGTGTATGGCCACAAATGACAAACTAACATTAGCATGATCGCCTTCATCATTAGAAAATCATCCACCATATTGAACATCCTCACCTTCCCCACTTGGACAATCATCTTCTCTATCTTCATCTTTTCATCAACATTATCTTCCTTATACCCTAAATTGATGTAGGGACACTATTAGGCGCACAATCATAATTTGATTTCTTGACATCCCTCGAAGTAACAAATATGTGAAGTTACCAAATGATAGGTTCCTTAGAGGCTCAACCAATACATTTGCAACatataattcaatttcattcatcctaaatttatcataattttgcACAAAGTTGAAATATATTTTCGCTTTTCATAAGATACCAACAATAAATGACAAATTGGAAATGTTTTCTACTAATGCTAGCCATGGAGTATATAATATTCAACAACTATTCAGATTTAGTCCCAATAGGCACATTCATAGGTGCCATTATAGCCTTGCCAAAATAAAATGTCACATTTTcacaattgaaaaataattctaatagaATGAAATTGTATCTTAATCATAtggttaaaaaaatcaaaattaaaagtaCAATTTTGAGTATGACacatcttaaaataatattgaacttaaaatataaaatattttaaaatacgaAATGaacttattaattattattttttaattttgaaatgcatataAAGCATGcgtattaattatatttaagatttttttaataaatataaatatgtcttaattttatttgatcatcTAAATTAATCCAACATTTATGCATATACAATGGTGGCCTTAACAGGAAAAGGAAACCCTTGGtctacaaaaaaaatttccttgaaAGACAAACTACTTATGTAGTAATATCACCCTTTATACTCTATACAAGTGAAGGAAAGTGGTTCACAAAAACTATCACTTGAGACTTAAAACAAGCTTGTTGGATAAATTAATATAAGATTCTTTTGAAACTATTGAATTTGGCATATTTACTATGCTTCAGCACTACTCATTTATCTCTCCTTCCTAATTTCTTCCTAATTTTGGGTGTTTGATCTCGATATTAAATATATGGATACAATAGATAATAATATAGGGTGATGTGAATTTTTCGAGACTTTGAGTCTAAAAGTGTGATTTTACACACATACAATTGACAAATTTTACAAAAACTTTGATAGCGTGGGAAGTTCGGTTTTAAAGTTGTGTTTTAGTACACTAAAATtctaatacaataaaataaattattaatatatatatataaaagacgAAATGAGCATGCAAAACTCGGCTTGATTGGGATCAGGACCATAGTTGTGTGATTCACAATAGTCggttaaaatcattttctctttttgtttttagttcAAAATATGAGGATTAAAGATCTTATAAAACTCTTGGGCTATATTTAATTCCTAACATAATacgagggaaaatgcgaggaaaagaaaataaagaagaaaaatataataaaagaaaaaatgaaagaaaataaaaaataaatttaaaatcaatatattattttatatattgcttcaaactcattttactcatttttctttttttgttaaggtcaaataattttaaaatatataaatttctaactaacttttaattgtttttattttctatttttcacattaaacccaaatatgcaaaaataatttttcttagcatttttttttctttttctttttttaacatttttcactAATCAAATATAACATTATCGTTGATCAATACTATTTAGAGTAATGACATTTCCATCATTGTAACAAAACAaatgggaagaagaagaataagcaATGCGTTACTTATTTCCTTAACCCAAGTTCTGGGATCAAACAACTATTATTTCATTAATGTCTCATTGGATTGTTCTCATAAATAAATACACATCAAATCAATGTAAATCAGCACAACCTATTGTTACATAGGAAGAGATAGGTGCCTCATTGTTGtggtcatcatcatcatcttgtCATCTTCACCATTGTCACTTGTTAGTAAATATGTCATTGGTGGATGATGAGAGAGATTAGGGGCTAGGGTTGTAAATCGGTAAAGTTGAAAATAGAGAGGGAAAGAATGAAGGGAAGAGAGAAGGGTAAACAAGACAAAAAAGTGAATACACATAGCTCTCAATTAGCCTCAACCCATGAGATTGTCCTTGTGGCCAAGGCACATgagatagattttttttttttttaattcaaaattatattgataatttttttttgggagaattgtcTAGGAGGATGGGTAGGAAAGAATAATTATTAGAGAGACTTACTCATTTCAAggattgttaaaaaataattttacccttaaatatattttctatattatttataaatatatttaagattatCAATAATGTGAGGCCATATATGATGATAAGTACATCTAATCAATTATACATTTCTAGGCCCGAAAAAATTGCTATTCACTTTTAAACAATCAAGTGACCGTTTAAAATttgctattttttctttttaaaattgagattttttaaagaatcttgtaaaaaaaaaaaattcaatatcccataaataaaaaccatatcctaatattattatatcgttttatatatggaacatacaattaaaaactttattaccataataaaagaataattattttttacaaatacTCATCAATTTGACTAACACATACCTAGTAAATGAAATAACTCATAAGTATTCATTGGATAATATAGCACGTGaaagaattaaacaaaaataaattaaattatattgtaatatattataacgatagtgtatttatattgtaagtataatACATTTATGTCATAcgtatatttcattataaaaataataattctaaaaatatttatttatactttattAGTATTAACACATCGtatcaatattaaaaattttaattaaagataGTTTCAATATTTAAGTATTTTCCAAGAATTATTAAAAGAGACCACCTTTTCTCACCCCACTCtattgggatttaaaaaaaaaaatttcttcatgcCAAAACTCCAAAGAAAGATAAGTACTTGAAGCACTATGTGATAATGCATTTACCCTAGTATTCATCCTAGCAAAGGCACCATCAAGTGGTACTTACCACCTAAAGTGCTAAGCGCATTCTATGGGTAGAAAGGTGGTACAACCGTACAAGTCACTCTTTCCACTAGCTTTTGTGATTTTTGAACATGTTTTGAATTTTCCAATCACTAATCAGTTAGTACTAAATGGTCTAACAATCAACAAACCTCATTGGAGAAtagtttcaaattaattttcttcattcGAAACTCGATGTACGGCTATGAGGAACAAGATCCCACATCGAGTTTCGAATGATGGTGCTAAATTTATCACTTAATATTAAGTAATGTAATAGAAGCAAGATCTCATACATCACTATAAACTAGATCAAAAGTATGAAGGCAACAAATGATGATCAATAGGCAGGAATTACAATTATTGATACTAATCTTATAATGGAAGTTGTGTGTGGGTATTTGGATTAGGAAAGAGGAGTGGACGACTGCCCTTTGCTTTATTGCTTCATGAGAGATGCAAAACTAGAGAGCAGCTAAGCCACAATAGGAGGCGTGACCATCTGACAACAGTTGTTGAGGCAGCCAGCCCTAAAAGCACCACAGGCGGCGGTACATCCGCCGGTAACGTGCGCCGTCAGTTGTACCTCACTGTACACCCAAATGCAGCCCTATAAGAGCATACGCGTGAGGCTTGTGTCCTAAGAGGTGGGACCCACACTGGGCATTTAATATTGGGTCTCTTTTGATGTGATTTGGGACACCCTAGCCGAAATTAATCTGTTATTTTCAGATTCTTAAAACAtgctttctttcttgtttttttctatttccaaaATACTAAAGCTGATCTGTAATGATTAAGTCAGATTCAGAGTTGTCTTTTTTGCCATGCATGATTGCCACGTTGGAAATCGATAGGGttgaaaaattaactttttttttttttttggaatagtttgaaaataatcatttctaataaatattttttctttctttttatacgtaaatacaaaaaaaaaaaaaaaaaaaaacccctctcTCTAGGATATTGAAACTGACCCTATTCCAAAAAAGCAAACAAGGCAAGAAGCGCGTAAGACAGAGAGTGTGATCTAAGTATAAAGTTTTAGAgcttatattataaaaatgatggGAGGAGTAGAAAAAGATTACTTGTGCAGTGTTTAATGATACATCACGAGTCCCATGATGGTTTCAATCAATCTCCTCATAATTTCTCAACCCCAcaatttcccttttttcccAAATATTTATGATTCTTTTTGGGCATCATCATTATTCTTTTCCCCCTGTTGCAGATGCATTTACACCCAACATGTTGTAGGGTGTATGTTTAGAGTATTTGTAGTAAGggttatttcataaaaaatgttcATTGTAAATTTACTCTcccatcttttgtttttttcttctcattttgacaaaaatatatttcctataaaaatagctcttttcttttcaaatcaattattaaaaataagttatttttcaaataaaaatataaaaataattagattcatctatttgaaaattatttcttcatttttaacaaattaattcttttaataacgttatttgtaacatttttatcaataatGACCATGATGAAACGCTTTTAATAAGAATTAACAAATGTTTGAATatggataaataaatatttttaatgatatttttttatcatatattatgtaaaaaatacaaatctatatatatatatatatatatatatgtaacagCATATGCaacatttttattcataatcATTAGggtaattttgattaaaaaattacttgaaaacccaaaatttgaaatttaatcttttatcactgttttttctcattttgacaaaaatacccttattattttcttataaaaataacatcttcTTTAAAAACCTAACGGtaaaagaaatttatgtaaaaaaagaaaaaaagattatttttcaaataaaaacatggaaatattttaaattcataatttgagAATTATCtcatcccttttaaccaaacaaatatatttaatgctactttttataatatattatataaaaaaaatcatttttaaaagaaatcctTATTAGtaagtaaaactaaaaatcacaTTAAgtggttttataaaaatataaaaatttgacaaaagCCTAATTTTGGAAGTACTTCCTAAGTTCCAAATGAGACAGGACATAAAGCCAGAAATGATAGGTAAAGCTCCATCCTTCCCTAAGAAGATAATCATCCTTACAAATGTAATTGTTAGGAAATTGGGAAGGAAGAGGAAAATGGCCAAAGGAGTTTTCTAGATCCAGATGGAACAATATAATCCCATCTTGTAAGCATAACTAccacccttttttttcctttttctttttttttttgaattgtaaATGCAATGCTGATAATTGCAGAAATAGAAACTAGGACTTCAAgtggaaagtgttttttaaaataattccaaaaaaatagtttttaaaaatattttctccagtgctttttaggataaaaatttgatttaaaacctaaattgtttttaacatatttatgtttttaaatatgttttaaaaatattttttacatatactgctttattttataattattttttaaattaaaaaataagtaaaaacaatgaaaatatattctttgaaaacaacttattttttgtttctaggaacaaaaaattattctttattttttgattgtcaaatatgttttttttttcttaacaaaacaaaaaacttgaaaacagttaccaaattaGATTTAGGTATTGATTGTTCGCATTTTACTATGTGATATACTAAGTATTTTAAGAATACATGATCTGGTGCAAAAGTAGTTGGATCTTCACTGATATTACTCCTTCCTTGTGATGCAAATACAGTGATTCTACAAGAGCTATCACTTCTTTTCCAGAGTCTTAAGGGCCCTCAAAACACTGAGAGATGTTGGGAAGAGAGGGAGTCTCACTACAGTCTCTTCTAGTATCACAATAGTACTCAACCACTACATCCATGAAATTGATGATCCGAGAAGAGAGGCTTGGTTTCATTTTATAGAGCCAATAAGATAAAAGGATGAGGAAATCAAATAAACTCTACCTTGAGAtataataattagttataaataatttagttactacctcaaatttaaaatttttttaaagtaacttTTAAGGATTTAAGTCAACTCTATATTTTTTGCATAagagtttttactttttatataaaaatttttatttttaaaaacacaaaacagAAAGTATATCAAAGCAAGCCTTAATTAACAATTCTCATACTTCTAACTTGAGCTTGATAAACATCTCTAGGTATCATCTTAGTAAGAGGATCCACTACCATGCGACTCGTAGAAATGTGTTCCAAGACCACTTCCTCCCATGCAaccatatttcaaataaaatgacatttgaTATCAATGTGTTTGGTTCAACCATGATATTTAGGGTCTTTGCGTATGCTAGGGCTATCATGCTATCACAATAGATAGTAACTACCTAAGAAGCGCATGCATGCAACGATACTAAGATCATGAAAGAACCTCCTCAACTATAAACACCCTTATAAACAATAGGTGAACAAGCAATGTAATCTTAACTCTATAATAAAAATgctatatataattgttttttattgctCTAAGATATGACAACATCACTGAGCAAAAAAACATTCCCAGTCAATCTGCCCTCACCCAAGTTGCTTCTTCTATTAGCGTCATTGTAACCAATCAAATACAAATTTGATCCCTAATAGCAAAGAATGTAGTTTATTGTGCCTTTAAGATATCGAAGTGTCAgttttattgctttcaaataaGTAAGGTCAGGATCTAACTAGAACTTGATAACTAACCCAATAATGTAACAGATATCAAGACGTGTACACATCATGATGTACATCAAGTTACCGATGATGCGAACATAAGGAACATGGATCAACTTGTCCTTTTCATTTGGAATCTTAGGATACATTTTTAGGCCTAAGGCCTTCCCTTTCTCACCATAAATGTCAATAGGTTTGCAATTTTGCTTTTGGAACCATTTAAGAATCTTCTTTATATAATTCTGTTGAGATAAATTGAGAAGTTTCCTTGAACAATCCCTCAGATCTTAACTCCAAGCATATAGTTTGCTTTACCTATGTCCATCTCAAAAGTGGAGGATAGTCACCCCTTAGTAGCAAGAATCATCTCCTTGCCATTTTTAGCCAATGAGTTGTCATCAACAAACAAAGATAGGAAGAGGAATTTATTTGTGGATCATTTAACATACATGTAATGGTCTTCTTTGACCATCATTGATTATTTGTGAAATAGAATATATTGTTCGCCTAAATGATTTTCAAGCCATAAATGGATCACTGGAGCTTCCAAACTTTGCACTTTTCCCCATTTGCCATGAAACCAATCAATTGATCCATCAAATTAACCTTTTGTAGTTAATCTCATCAACCCCAATAGggtttgcttatcaaaaaaaatctGCTATTCTTAAATTCAAAAGCAAAGTAAAATTGACAACCAAGATGAACAAGTGAAATAGATGGAAGATGAAAGAAATAGGCAAAAAGTCTTgggtgatatttgttttttccctcaaaatttaaataggtttgaattaatttgaaatcattaaaaatttaaatattaacatAAATTTGTAAAGGCCAAAGAATGTTactaatagttttttatttaataaatataggttgatcaataaaaaatttagggaAATGAACATATTTAGTTCATATGATACTTGATCAATCCATCaatccaaaaatatatttgggTTAATCAACTTGGGTTGAATCTAGAATTTGGCTGGACTTAGCAAATGAGTTTCATGTGTTAAGCTTGGATTAGTTGTCAACCCAACCCACTTGGTCAGACCACCAAAGATGAAAAGTGGATGAAGTTGACATACATGAAGGTTGGTGAAATCAATGAGGCCTGGATAGGTGGATGAGAGGATGATGATGGAAGGcaaaaatggaacaaaaagATAATGAGGAAAGAAGCTCAAAATGGTATAAAGGGAGCCATTTTAGTTAACAGTGTGCGCCATGTGGATACTTCTGGAGAAGGTTCATCCTCTACTTTGTTCATGATTTGGAAGCGAAAAGGTTCTGTTTAGTATTTTCGGAGGTAAGAGGGATCTTGGGGGGTTGGGTTAAGCTGGCTGAGAAGCTGCATTCTCTTAGTGTAGTTACCCCTGATGAAGCCAAGGTGGACTCGGGCCCTATTTGGTGATAGAGCAGGCAAGAGGGGTGAAGACCAGGTTGAGGTAGAGGATGAGAGAAGGACTTTTGTTGAGGTTGCAAACGCGAAGGTTGGAAGATCAGGAGACGTAGTTTGGCTTCAACTTGGGGGCAAAGACTTGAGGAGTCAGGAGGAGCAATTGGGGTGCTGTTTTGTGGGATGGTGGGGAGAAGCAATAGCTTCGGTCCCGGATTTGGCTTTATTAAGGAGATGGGGGGTGCGTCATTGGAATCTGAAAGGGGGAGTAAGCTTTTCGAATTTGGGCAGTGGGTTCTTTCTGGCAAAATTTGAGGCTGCAGAGAAAGTAGAGAGGGTGTTGAGAAGGGGGGTTCAGTGCTTTGAGGACAAGGTGCTTCATTTGGAGAAGTGGGGACCTGAGGTAGGATGTTTTTGAGCTGAAGTTCGATCTAATCATTGTTGGGTGAGGGCGATGGGTTTGCCGTTACACTTTTGGAACCGAGAGGTGTTTAGGAAGTTGTGGGATAGCTGTTGAGGGTTTGTTGCTGTGTACGACGACATAACTAACTTCGTGCAGCTTCAGTGGGCCAGGCTTTTAGTGAGGTCGGGGGGAAAAGACCTACCTAGGATGTTATAGTTGGTGGTGGGATCTTCTTGTTTTGCAATCCAATTGTGGTGAGAAGTGCCACCATGGGTGTTGGTGGTGGTGCCGATGCATGAGGAGTGGCCGAAGGTTACAGATAAAGGAGAGGTGGATACATGCGCAGGAAGGAGTGTGGGACCTTCGCAGGCGAAAGCGCAAACTCCAAGGGATGGAGCAGTGTGCTCTAGTGGTGAAGTCAAAGCAAGGGAGGTGGGTGTTGACTTTGACTAGCGCGTTTTGGGTATGGCCAGGGGTGCAAAGGCAATTGCAAGAAAAGATGGGAGGGGGAAGGCAGTTGTTGAGGAAAGGTGTTCTTTTTCAGTTAATGGAGAGAGGTTAAGTGGGGACGGGAGTGGGCCCAAAGTTTACTGGGCTGAGCTTGGCAAGGAGAGGCATGGACTAGCTTTTGGAGCCTAAGAGCCTAAGTTGTGGTACTCAGACAGGCTTGGGGCCCATGGCCCATAAGGGACTTAAGGTGGGCCAAAATCTGGTGGAAAAAGGGTCAACTTAGTTCTCCAGTGTTACGTCAAGGGGGACTTACCTAGGTGGTTGTTATTGGAGGTTTAAAAGAGCCTAGGGCTCCAAGAGTTAAGGTTTTTGTTATGGAGCAGAGCCTTGAAGAAGTGATCCTCGATGTTGTGTCGACTACTAAGGTGATAGGGGTGTCTGTAATGGATGAATCCCTGTTAGAGGAAGCTTCCAGGTACTCCTTTTCTAAGCCTCACTCTCTTCTACTCTTAATAAGGCGCTtttgtgcaaatggagttggaggTTTGAAAATGAGAGGGGTATTTTGGAATCAAATGATAAGAGAAAAGTATGGGGAGGAGCAAAGGGGTTGGTGTTCTAAGGAAGTGAGGGATGGGTATggtgtggggttgtggaaagcaattaggaggAAGTAGCATGTTGTAAGTAGTAGACTCTCTTTTGTGGTGGGTAATGGATagagggtgaaattttggaaggatagatggtgtggggcttcacctttttgtgatttttttcctACTTTATTTGCTCTAACTGTTTCCAATGACGCTTGGGTGAAAGATGTATGGAGTTTCACTAAGGGATGGAAGAGTTGGAGCCCGCATTTCTctagacctttcaatgattgaGAATCGATTGATCACATACTCCTCCATTGCGCCAAGACAAGGACTCTATGGGCGTTGTTTTTCACGCTCTCTGGGGTGCAATGGGTGCTGCTTGATTCAATTAAGGTGACGCTTTTGGGTTGGGACAAGTCCTTTGTGggaaaaaagagaagggaagtTTGGAGAGCAGACcccttatatattttttggatggtttggaggGCAAGGAACAGAATTGCGTTTGAAGATGATATGTTGTTCATCCAAAgacttaagaattcttttgtttattttctttggtcagagataaaattgttcataaaagATAGTCCTTCGACTTTagttgatttcattgattgggtggGATCTCACTGAGGGTGGGGTTTTTTTTTGCACCTCCGTTCTTTACAACTGTTTTTTGTTCCAgctgggggtgggggtggggtgTAGctattttgcatattttgagcCACTGTTTTGGCATCTCTTTTCAATACAATCTTATctcttttaatttatcaaaaaaaaaaaaaaaaaaaaaaacctctaagCACCCCCTCTCTCCACCCCAACAACCAAACTACTGTATATTCAGCCTCATTCTGAACCCAGGTGTAGACTTGAATGGGTCAGGCTATGCACTTCACTCGGTTTGAACTGTTACATGACACAGCTGCCTACAACTAGGTGCTCCATGGTTGGGTTTATGTTTTCTAATCCAAGCTTAACCCTAAAGAGAAAAAGAGTCGCTTCcattaaataaatgatatatcATACAGTTATAATAAGCAGTCTATTGGCGCATATTTAACacacaagaagaagaaaagacagCCTTTATAGTTTAGTTCTCACCCTCATGAATCAAGTTTATAACCATAGAAGATTCTATCTCAATGAGAACATAGTCAGTACCATTAAtccataaattataatttgggAAAACTGGGTAAGAAAAGAAACACCTTGTATGAAAGCCCGTGTCTGCTGCTTATGATGCTGGGTCAGCATTGTGCCATCCCTTGGTGCAAGGTGGTATACTCATGAATTCATCGAACTCCTTCACATGAATGTCACAGCATTTCCACTACAAAAGTTACACATCATAGCATTGTATTCAGAAGTCAGGAACCAATCAAAATAGAAAGTAACAATAAATGCAACTGAATTTAAGATGCAATGTCATAAAACACATATCCCACCCCTCTTAGCCGGTCATGGAAAACTGCAGGCCCAGGATGATAACTGCAAGCAGTATCATGATTATCCTTTTCTTTGAAAGTCATACCACATCCCTTGTTTCCACAGGTTTGTGGCTGGTTTATATCAACAATCTTCTTTGCAGGAGCAGCCAAGCCCTCCTGAACACCTGTGTTGTTTTGGGCTGGCAAATCTGTTTGCAAACTCTTTTCTCTGGCTTGTGAACCTAAAAAGGAAAGCATGGTTTAACACATAAAACACAATTAATTCCTACATATTCAATAGGGGAAAAATCAGTAGTAAGGGGTTgtaaaagaaatggaagagaGACTTCTTTTGGGATGGAAAAAGTTATAGATAAACACTGGGCATACTATGACACTATGATCACTAGAATTAGCTGAATTGAGCACCACATTCTCCACAAACCAGAATTTAAGACAcagattaaaaatgttttcttcttCCATCCTCCCTTTTCCCTGCAACCATAAGGCAGGTTGAAGCACTGAGATTGTGAAAATCAATTGTTTTTACTATATTTCTTTAGCACCTGGAATGAAttaatattcttaataaattatagcaattttaatgaaaagaatttttattttcattttttgaatttcaagcaACAAATACATCttcatcttttcaaaataaCTCATGTCAACAACTTCGATTTAATTGGaacaactcaaattttatttcataaagttcaaataattttttcttgtaaaggTTTAATGGCTCAGTAGGTTACTTCAAATGTTACAGAGAACCAAATGAACTGATTTGATTTCAATGGGGCACCTAAGAAACCCCCCATGTGAACCATAAAGAGAATAAAGAGCAGGCACACAACTACAGTACCATGTTCTGAGCAAAAAAATCCCTGCTGACACCTAGAGCAAGTTTGTTTTGATGATGCATCAGGTGCAGAAGCTGGAGCAGGAACTTGATTCTTTGGAGGAGCTGGCTTTGCTAGTACTGGTTTCTCAGTTGTGTGCTTACCTGTCTTACATCttcattaataaaagaaaaccttGAGCAACTAACATGACAGAAGCTTaaaacaaatatgatttttaagagATTTTCACGGCCCAAAAGCGTTTAatcatgcaaaagaaaaaaaaaagttcaattatCAGTACATGATATTAGCCATTTGAACTGATTCGGAAAATCTTTTGCAGTTGGGATGTAAAAACTGCACTTCTCATCTCCTAATTTCAGCCTAACATGCAGGGAGACTATAATAGAGGAGAGGAAGATGGCTACTTAGGTTAAGAGAGCATTAGATCAACCGAATTAACAACTTGATTTAAATCACTAAGCATGCcaaacatttttcataaaataacttaataatactATAACTCAAAAGATATCACCTTCTTTTTAATCTAAAGTAGTATTGTACTTTTGTTGCCTAAAACTCTATTCTTCTGATCAACCCTTACTTGCCATGTTTATCTCTCATAAATGCATTACTTAATATTAATAAGggtaaataattcaatttaatagttttaaaaaattaagttaatcttACCAAAGAGTCTTTAatggttaaaaaaagaaatccatAATAAGTTCTAAGTCAATAAATTTAGCAAAATTCAGATTAAGTCATTTcaagtaattaaaaatcaagCCTCAGTTTGATCAAATGCcacagaaatattttttaatattttagagtGCCCAGATCCAGAGAAAATAAAAGGCAAATCATCCTTCAAATCACTAGATACCATGCAGCAGACTcaaaagtttttgttttgaccagaagaaaacaatggaaaaaatGTTGGGCAACCAGAAAACCAAGTACCGTTAACCATTTTATGTAGTTGCTTATTTTCAATAGaacctaaaaacaatttttgtacTGCAAGGGCAGAGAAGTCGTAAATTAGTGGAAACCATACAGCCACAAACTGAGGAACTGTTGATATGTTAGGTGCTCACTTATATTCATGTATGTTCATCAAATCCCAAAACCTTAGAGGGATATGGATGAAGTATTGTCATGCCCGAAAAATGGGCGAAGGGTTGCATGCTCTTCCGCTATTTCTTTTATAGCTTAAATGTTGAAGCGCTCAA
It encodes:
- the LOC117934278 gene encoding cysteine and histidine-rich domain-containing protein RAR1 isoform X1, whose product is MEEKATEGMEEQAAKVRCQRMGCDVMFSPDDNPDDSCRYHDSPFFHDGIKEWSCCKKRSHDFSLFLAIPGCKTGKHTTEKPVLAKPAPPKNQVPAPASAPDASSKQTCSRCQQGFFCSEHGSQAREKSLQTDLPAQNNTGVQEGLAAPAKKIVDINQPQTCGNKGCGMTFKEKDNHDTACSYHPGPAVFHDRLRGWKCCDIHVKEFDEFMSIPPCTKGWHNADPAS
- the LOC117934278 gene encoding cysteine and histidine-rich domain-containing protein RAR1 isoform X2, with product MLGLVLTGLGYGSHQGPFFHDGIKEWSCCKKRSHDFSLFLAIPGCKTGKHTTEKPVLAKPAPPKNQVPAPASAPDASSKQTCSRCQQGFFCSEHGSQAREKSLQTDLPAQNNTGVQEGLAAPAKKIVDINQPQTCGNKGCGMTFKEKDNHDTACSYHPGPAVFHDRLRGWKCCDIHVKEFDEFMSIPPCTKGWHNADPAS